GATTTGTTCATCAAACCAAACGCACTGTTACCAATATTTGCTACTTGAAATGCAAACATAGCCACTCGTACCACTAAAATAACTGTGATTGTCACACTGGTACATCTGAATAAGTTCACTACTGGGAAAATTTGGCTCCATAGCAATCTTGTTGCGAACTCTTAATCGCcaattttcttgcttctttttctccttttcttctcgATCCTGCCCATCATGAACAGAAAAATGTCttttcaacaaacaaaaaatttgtgtttatcaGGTAAAAGAAGCAAACAAAGCAGAGAAGTCTTTACAAATTATGGATGCTAATAGGACAAAGACTAAAAAATTGTGATACAAACAGATCACAGTGCAAAGGAAAGTCAAATAAAGGGAAACGACAATGAGGTACCATATTGCAGGAGGAACAATTGCATTTAAATCCATCAGGCTTTTTGATACAACCCTCGCCATGACTAACATCACAGTATTCGCAGGGGAACTTAATGTGGGCTCTTTTGCTGCCTGGATGACCACAGAAGGAACAGTGAGAACACTTGATCTTTCTTGAGTTCGTTTCCGAAGATTGTCCATAGTTATTTACCAATTCAAGACCACTCTGAAGTGGTGTAGTATCCTCGTTGCCTATTTCATACAATCTGCATAAAACTCAGCAGTTTAAGcacaattaaaattacaatgcTACAAATATACTTTTTGGTATTTGGAAACACATGTAAGCTAAATATTACTTATTTAAAATCTCATCATCTGTGTAATCTTGGACGAAACAAACAGCGGTATCCAATCCAACTCCTTGCACACCATTTAAGTCGTGGTCATTTCCAACCAAGAGAGAGATTGCTATTAAATGGTTCCTATTGAACCCAAGAGCAGCTTCAATATCTGACATGAAGTAGCACTCAAGTGGTTCCTGCATGTGATGATATTCAAGAGAACGTGGTAAGATTAAAGACGTCACTTGTAAAAGAGGACTCATATAGATAGGAGCACTTGCTTTTGAATTGGGATTGAAGCTTTTAATTACACATTTGGCACCAAACAAAAAGGCATCACTGTCAGCTGTGATGCAGGCATCCACAAAGCCTTTTTGATTCAACTCAGCACATAGAGCTTCAGCTTCACCCTTGGCTTCTAAAACGGGCACCCCAAATAGCTCAAGCAGTTCCTATGAAGCAGCTATTAGTAAGACACGTGATGGGCATTGCAAGTCcatcaaatcaaacaataacATCCCAGTGTCTGAAAGGAGTAACACAATAAGAATGGATTGGCACAAATTAATCGCACCTTACGCTCAAATTTTCCCATGGAGCAGTGACAAAGCTCATGTACACCAACATTGAAGAgactttaaaatatagaatataataacaaGAAACCAAGGTGAAGCACCATTTATcttctaaaatcaattttttgtcACGGCACATCTCACTAATCTTCAGGAGACTACACTCACCCAAGGTCAACTCCAAGAGGTAATGCAAATTCAGAAAACATTTCTTACTATTTCACCTCAAGTTTTGGAACTAGGAATTTGGAGGGTATATCCAGACATCCCAAGCCCGTGAAACCATACCATTATCGTTCAGAAGAATATAAGATCAAGGGAAGTCTAAATTGATGGATATACATATGATGAAATCAGTCAAAGCAAGTGAAAGACCCTACCACACATTCTTTAACACATTTTGCAAACTTGCGATTTCTGTGAACAGAAATGCGATCTTCAACCTTTGGTAGATCAGAAGTGTCAACACCAGATAACCGGGAAAACCTGGCAATCCTTGCCTTGGATTTCAAGGGTGAAGGAGTTCCATCAACTACAAACACAGGAAACGCACCAAACTGCAAAAAACACAACACCATCACCATCAGCTTGAATCAAATCCCACCAAAAATCAACAACTTACTGATGCCATCaacaaaaaacagaacaagagaAACATAATCAACTTACACCAGAAGAATTATAACCAACCAAAttcccaatttttttttcattttaagtcACTATGCAATAAACAAAAGGGGATAATCAAAGAAAGGTCATAAAACCCAAGAATTATCTGAAATTCTTATACCCACAAGATCAATTCCCACAACGTCATG
This DNA window, taken from Cucumis sativus cultivar 9930 chromosome 6, Cucumber_9930_V3, whole genome shotgun sequence, encodes the following:
- the LOC101204819 gene encoding flap endonuclease GEN-like 1 isoform X1, with the protein product MGVGGHFWDLLKPNARTEGFDFLRNKRVAVDLSFWIVQHETAIKSTARSPHLRLTFFRTITLFAKFGAFPVFVVDGTPSPLKSKARIARFSRLSGVDTSDLPKVEDRISVHRNRKFAKCVKECVELLELFGVPVLEAKGEAEALCAELNQKGFVDACITADSDAFLFGAKCVIKSFNPNSKEPLECYFMSDIEAALGFNRNHLIAISLLVGNDHDLNGVQGVGLDTAVCFVQDYTDDEILNKLYEIGNEDTTPLQSGLELVNNYGQSSETNSRKIKCSHCSFCGHPGSKRAHIKFPCEYCDVSHGEGCIKKPDGFKCNCSSCNMDREEKEKKKQENWRLRVRNKIAMEPNFPSSELIQMYQCDNHSYFSDDDLVLSWGSPRTEMLVDFLVFHLQWEPSYIRQRMLPMLSTIFLREMANNPTQTLLYGQYEFDSILREKIRYGHSFYVVKWKKAVPAISSTYEDSSGEFGTGPDDAIDVDEAVNLTDESDSPKIHIQDGCSFLLTDENMELVAAAYPEQAAKFLQEKEMKRQKTPSTPACETSGKSDSSKAKGVQLSITEFYRATKTQQTADTTDLTNEDEETSTGKRKASSSSTLSKSVRRRLLFD
- the LOC101204819 gene encoding flap endonuclease GEN-like 1 isoform X3 gives rise to the protein MGKFERKELLELFGVPVLEAKGEAEALCAELNQKGFVDACITADSDAFLFGAKCVIKSFNPNSKEPLECYFMSDIEAALGFNRNHLIAISLLVGNDHDLNGVQGVGLDTAVCFVQDYTDDEILNKLYEIGNEDTTPLQSGLELVNNYGQSSETNSRKIKCSHCSFCGHPGSKRAHIKFPCEYCDVSHGEGCIKKPDGFKCNCSSCNMDREEKEKKKQENWRLRVRNKIAMEPNFPSSELIQMYQCDNHSYFSDDDLVLSWGSPRTEMLVDFLVFHLQWEPSYIRQRMLPMLSTIFLREMANNPTQTLLYGQYEFDSILREKIRYGHSFYVVKWKKAVPAISSTYEDSSGEFGTGPDDAIDVDEAVNLTDESDSPKIHIQDGCSFLLTDENMELVAAAYPEQAAKFLQEKEMKRQKTPSTPACETSGKSDSSKAKGVQLSITEFYRATKTQQTADTTDLTNEDEETSTGKRKASSSSTLSKSVRRRLLFD